GCAGGGGCACTCACTCACCCAGCAGTGGCAGGAAAGGCATGCCCTTCAGGATTCGCACCATCTCTTTGACCTTGGGCTCTTCACTGACCAGCAGCAGGTTGTGCCCCACAAAGAGGGGCAGCAGGTTCTGGTACTTGGACTCTTCCAGGAAGGGCTTTAGGACCTGGAATGACAGGAAAGAAGGGCTTATTGGGGACAAGCAGAAGGAAGTCACTCACCCGGGTCACAGGCCACACCAGGCTGAGGGTGCAAGCCGAGGGTCTCCTCTACCCGCCAAAGCCCAGGCACCAGACTAGAGGGTTGCCGTGGAGGGAAGCAGTCGGAAGCCCCGTATCTTCGGAGAGAGGCTGGGATCCAAGCAGGCAGGAGATACGGCAACCCCGGCAGCCCCGGGCCGGCTTGTTCCCTACCTGGTTGGGGAAGATCTTCATCAGGATCTTGTGCTTCCGCAGCtggtgccgcaggagcagcttgTCCTCCGCACTCAGAGCCACATGCTGGCAGACGGCTATCATCCGGTTGTCTCGGAAAACGGCTGCTATCTCCCGACGCAGGAGCCGGATGAGGCCTGTCTCCTGAAGTCAGAGAGGGAGGACCAAGGGCATGTaagctgcccctccccctcgCACCCCTTACTCCCTCAGGGACGGGCTTCTGGCGATGCCCAGCGTGGGCGAGATGGGTGTGCAGGCGGGAGAGCCGGCCCCTGACCCTCAGAGACACGTTCCACCTCCCACTCTGTCCTTTCATTTCCATCCGATAATTGCAGGCTTTAGGGCCGTGTCTTTCACACCTGAGGGTGCTCAGGCCCCTTGAACTGGACAGCAGTCTGACCCGGCTGACATTATTTTGATAATAACGTTGTCAAAATTACTTTCATTATCCCTCCCACACTGAACCCATGTTGGATTATTTGACCAATTATAAATACAAGATGATGCTTTCACAGTTTAATTCAACACGGAAGCATTTTCACAGGACAAGACTTCATTTTCTCAAGACAGTGTTTCTCCAAGTCGAGAACTTGTGGACCTGAGAACCACCAGAAAGTTACCAGTTCTCCACTGGTCTTTCCGTTctttttcaaagacaaaaaaacaaaaccaaacacataTTGTTCCTCTAAGAGAACACGGAAGCTTCAAGATGGAAGCAGTGCTCTCCCCTAACCCTACTCACGTgcagatttcattttaaagtctctggaccaggagttcccgtcagaaacaacctgactaggatccatgaggatccaagttctatccttggcctcgctcagtgggttaaggatctagcgtggccgagagctgtggtgtaggtcgcagatgtggctgggatcctgcgttgctgtggctgtggtgtaggctggcagctacagctctgattctacccctagcctgggaactgccacatgccgcaggtacggccctaaaaaagattatAGACTCTGGACCAGAGGGTCAAAGTGGGGAAGGAATGACGTGGATGACCCTGTGCTCAAGTGCTATTTCATGATGGCCACAGAGACAAGATCACTTTAACCACCATCCAACCACCAGGCGGCAGACCCAGTCCCCTCCTTACCTCTTgcggaggggtgggagggggcgggaggcaTCTTGGGTTGATAGTAGGTTTGGGGGGGATATACTCTGTCACAGCCATCAGCTTCTGCCGCTCAAAGTGCATCACGCGACGGTGGCGGGTAACAGCCTTAGAGCCATACCGGACAGTCTGGAAGGTGGGCAGCCGACCTGGGGAGAGAGATGGCCTTGTGGTGAGATGCAGCCTCTTGGAGGCCTTAGTCTGGCCCGGGTGGAGAAAAAGCCCACCCTCTAGGAAGAGACAACCAGAGCTGAGCACTGAGTTGGACAAGGAACTATCTACTAGAAATCCTGAACTCTcaatctttctcttctctttaatgGGTGACCTTAGCTCAGGTGCCTGAACCTCAGAAGCTGCCATTTCTTCACCACTTCTTTATgcagagatggggaaaaaaatgagaatagagGAGAAAGTATTCTGAACATGATTTAAAAAGGTGAGAGTTGAGCAAACTTTTTCTTAAGGGACccaacaataaaatttttaagtttgaggagttcccgttgtggcttagcggtaacaaatctgactagtatccatgaggatgtgggtttgatctttggcctcgctcagtgggttaaggatccagcgctgccctgagctgcggtgtaagtcgaagacatggcttggatcccgcactgctgtggctgtggcataggctggcagcgacagctccaattcaacccctagcctgggaacttccatatgctgcaggtgcagcccttaaaaaaaaacaaaaacaaaaactaagtttGAGAGCCACATGGCCTGTCActactactcaactctgccactgtatCATGGAAGTAGCCAGCCATACacaatatgtaaataaacagatgtggctgtgttccaatacgACTGCATGCATAAAAGATGGTGTCCAGCCCTGCCGTAATTTGCCAACCCTTGAAGCTAATGGTTCTCAAAATGTGCACCACCACCTCCCTAAACCAACACCAGGATCAcccaggaacttgttagaaaatACAAGTTCTCAGGCCCTGTGCTAGATCTGCTGAATCAGTAGCTCTGGAGTGGAGCCAGGAAAACaatttaacaagccctccaggtgatgcCGATGTTGGCTAAAGTTTGAGGCCCACTGCTCGAAGCACTGCTTGGAGAACCCATGATTTGAAGCAAGACAGAAAAGTTATACTGTCCTCACAGCTCCCCCAAACAAGTCTGCCTCCTCTCTATGCTTCCTGTTTATAAGCACTGCTGGACAGCAGCACCCCTTAGAAGACAGGGGAGCCACCTGAAAGCCCTAAGCCAAAGGAACCCCTTCATCCTCAACAAAAGGACCCAGGCTAGGGCTTCCCTACTTCCCACCTTCCCAAGGTTGGGATGGGTGGGATCTCAGAGGAAGATTCAGCCAGAAGGTGGCTCTGGCAGTCACAGAGCATGGACATTTGCTGAAGTGAGAGATTTTCTTAACAGCGGCCACAAAACCTAACCACCAATAGCATAAGCTTTAGAGCAGATGGAAtcagatttttcaaattttttttccagttttgttgagATGGAACCCAAATTTAATCTCtcttctgccacttactagctgtgaccTTGACCAGTCACTCAATTGGTCTAAATTTGAGTTTCTTCAGCTGTAAAGTGGGGGGGAAAAATGTCTTCTTCATAGGATGCTTTaaggtttaaatgaaataatacatgcaaAATATTTATCATAGTGCCTGGCCTATATTACACGCTCAAaatcattcattaaacaaatatccACAGCATGCCTGCTAACGTCAGGCACCATGCCACCTGCTGGCTATGCTGAATGAACATGGTTCTGCCCTTATAGAGTTCAAAGTCTAAAAGAGGAAACAACAAATAAACGCAAAATTACAGAGTGTGATGGGGCAAAGAGGTCAATAAACAGGGTGCGAGATACAGATTTAACAGGGGAAACCTGCCTTGAGGAGGATGGCGACGGAAGGCCTGAGATGACATTTAGGCTGAGACTTTAAGGAGGGGGCACAGCACCAAGGTCGGGGCGGGGAGTGGTCCAAGTAGAGGAATCTCTGGAAACACAAAGATCTGGGTGGTGAGTTAGAAAAACTCCAAACAAGATAGGGTGACTGGGGAGTAAAGAATAAATACTTTGGTTGTTGCGGAAGTTTTGGCTGTGTTGCCATTATGACTAGAGTCTGGGGTCACAGAAAATTAGGTGAGGGAAGGGGACCGGCGATCTAGCGGAGGTCAAGGGGCCATCGAGAGCTGCCTGGGGTCAGAAATTTCGGGAGGGGATCAGTAATAGAGGAGGGAGACGAGTAGAGAGCATCGGCCAGAACGTGCAGCGAGGACCTGGGCCGCTCCTTACCCGCCTGGGGCAGGAGACCCCCTCGTAGCATCCCAGCCACAACCGCAGCCATTGCCGCCGGAAGAACGAACGGCCGGGAGCCGAACGAGACGGAAGGAGCTAAGGATTGTGGGTAGTTCTAGGCCGGAAGCGGAGGGCGGAGCCGCCGGTCGGGGTAGCAATCCGCATGCGCCGAGCCTGGCATCTGAGAGCCCGCCCTCTCCGAGGGCCCACCTGGCGTCCAGTCTCCTAGCAACGACGCTACACTCCTGGAACTGTTTTCTCCATTTGTACACTCTACCATCTACCTACAAGTCCCCTGTTGGCGGTCAGCAGAGGCCCTTTTTACACCCCTCACACTCCTGACCCTCCACTTCGATTTACTTCCCTTTTCTACCCCACCCCAACAGTTTGCCCTGAATTAACCCCTTTCCTTGGTCCTCCAATTCTCTGAGCTTCTCTCTCCTCATACCTTCCTGGGTTCCGCCATTCCCAGGAGCCGTCCCAGCTGCTCTGCTCCTTTTGGTTCCAGTTCCGCCCCAGGCCAACAGCTTTTAGATCATGCCTGGAGGTGAGTAGGGAGGTCGGTGGGGTGGGTAACGGTAGAGTCAGCCCTCCAAGAATAAGGAAATGTTACAGTTGGATGCATCTTTTCACAGCTAAGCTTGTCCAGAGTCCAGAGGAAGGTGGCGTGTGCATTACTGAAGCCCTTATCACTAAGCGGAACTTGACCTTCCCTGAGGATGAGGATCTGTCAGAAAAGATGTGAGTGcatggggaaggagaggggtgCTGGAAGTTTGAAACACACAGGATGACTCGTCCCATGCGCTCCACTCATTTGTCAGCTTAGTCCCTGTCTTTACTTACTACACGCGTTCGGTCAGTGGCAATGTCCAGTTGATTCTCCCTCCTTAAAAATCATTCTCTTTCTGGATAAGCAATaaggccctgctgtacagcacagggaacagtatCCAGTcccttgggacagaacatgatggaaaataatataaggaaaggaatgtatatgtacacatgactgggtcccttcgccgtgcagcagaaattggcacaacattgtaaatcagttatactttaattttagaaaaaaataaaataaaattaaaaaaaatcattctctctCTTGTTTACCATGCCCACTCAATTGCTTTAGATACGGGTTTTAAATGTCATCACTCCTAATTAGTCTCTCTACCCCTAGTCTAAGCACCCCATACTGTTGCCAAAGTGATCCTTTTAAATGACATATCTGATCAGGCACCCAGTGATAGAACCTTCCTTGGCTCCCTAGTATCtccagaataaaatccaaacatctatttttttctttccaccataccctcagcatttggaagttcccagtgccatggatcaaatcccagccacaactgcagcagcgacagatccttaacccattgtgccaggcagAGGATCAAAACTTCAcctcagcagctacctgagctgctgcagagcacaccagatccttaagctgctgcaccacagcaggaactcctcaaatccaAACGTCTTAGCATGAATTGACTCCACTGCTTTTCAACGTTATATTTTGCCACTCTCCACAAGTGTGTGATTCCTCTAAGACCCCAAGTTCTCATACCTTAGCACTTTCGTACTCAGAGTGGTGGGGGTAGGGATGGGCAACAGCACTACCTAGGAGCATGTTAGAAATGAAGACTCCCCAGACCaaccactgaatcagaatctgcattttaacagacACCCCCCTTCCGCCCCGTGCCCTAAGGGATTCGCGGGCACACTGAAGTTCAAGAAGGGCTGGAGTTGCATATACTATTCTTTCTGCTTGAAatgccttctcctcttccctcctcaccTTCCTGGCTAACTCCTCATATGTCACCTCCTTCAAAAAGCATcctcttggtggctcagtggttaatgaatccgactaggaaccacgaggttgcgggttcgattcctggccttgctcagtgggttaaggatccagcgttgccgtgagctgtggtataggttacagacgcggctcggatcccacattgctgtggctctggcttaggcccatggctacagctccgattcgacccctaacctgggaacctccatatggtgcgggagcggcccaagaaatggcaaaaaaaaaagaccaaaaaaaaaatcctctgaacCCCCAGTCTGCACTCACTCTCCTTAGTCCTTTGCACTGCCTCTGCCATCCACCTGTCATAGATGTCTGGCCAGCTTCCCTAGTACTCATGGGCAGGGACTCTCTCATTTGTCTTTAGTGAGCACTCAGTAAACATTGTGGAATTAATGAAAGGGTAGATGGACCAAGTGATTGTTTTTCCCCTCCCTGGACCACTCAGAAGGGAGATGAGAAAGGATCTCTCTGCAGAGATggtcccctctcccagcccctgcttCCCCAACCCAAGCTAGCTGGAGGAAGGCTTCCTCTGCCTCTGTGTCTCTCCAGAAATCATAAGCTGCCATCACTATTTCCTGGCCCAAGGACCCTTACTCCCCTTTCACTCCTATCTTCCCAGTGCTACTGACAGAGACCCAGGTCTCCAAATCAACCCAGTTTCACGATCTAGATGCCCCCCTAAGAGTCAAGATTCCTGACATCTGATCACAATCACTGAGCCATCTGCCCCTCCTTCAGTCACCGACCCCTCCATCTCCCTGCTAAGAGAGCACAGAATTGCCACTCTGTCACACCACCCTGCTGCCTCTTTGCCCAGGTTCCACACACTTGCTGAACTGCAGACTGTCCGCCTGGACCGAGAGGGAATTACCACCATCAGGAACTTAGAGGGCCTCCAGAACCTTCACAGCCTCTATCTGCAAGGGGTAACTTCCcgcctcctgcccttcctccttcctgtgaAGGGGACTCTGTCCCTTGTGCACCATGTCTGTCTAATCTGAAAGGAGCCAACCAGGTCATCTTGCCCATTTCCTGGTGTTCAGGCCAGCAGACCGTCATTGAAACTGTTTCCAGAAGATTCAGGAATTCTCTTGAATTGAAAGACCAATccataatgcaaaagaaaacaaaatcacaaacaATGGTATAGGTGATATAATTGTCTATGTTTTTGtctatatttgaaaagaaaagaaaaggcacagagTAGAACTAGAATATTCTGTGCGATGTCCCTAGGGTAATAGACACTTCAtgcttgatatttaaaaaaagaaagaaaaagaaagatcaatCTACCCAAgagagtttatttctttctttctctctctcttttttttttttttgtctttttagggctgcacctgtgccatatggaagttcctaggctgggggatgaattgaagctgcagctgctggcctacaccacagccacagcaatgcaggagctgcatttgtgacctacaccacaattcacagcaacgctggatccttaacccactgagcgagtccagggatcaaaccgaaatcctcatggatactagtcaggttcattaacgctgagccacaacgggaactccttcaagagAGGTTCTGACCATGCTTTTGAATCACTGGTTTTTTTGGTCAGACActtctcttgttccttttttttttttttttctggtctttttagggctgcatcctcggcatatggaggttcccagactaggggtctaattggagctgtagtcgctggcctacgccacagccacagcaatgccagatccttaacccttaaccttaatgttgggatctgagcctcatctgcaacctacaccacagctcacagcaatgtcggatccttaacccactgagggaggccaggggtcaaacctgcatcctcatggatgctagtggggatCGTTAACCGCTGACGATGGAAATTCCCAATGCTCTTATTCTAGAAGTCCTTCTTGGTAGCTACCCTGAATCGCTCATGTTATATAGCTCAAGTCCATTTCCTGttttgaagaaaaggaagagagaaccaTGAGATTCCTCTGTATCCTTCAAACCTTTAAAGATGGTTGGTTTGCCAGTGGGGGTGGTTGATCTTCAGCCTCTCCCAGGTGGAATATACCTAGATCCCTTAACCTTTCCCCACGGAAACTTTACAGATCAAAGCTGTGTATGTTCATTGTTCCCACTATGTGTGCAGTCCACCACAAggccctttcctttttcctgtggCCCCTTGGTTTCCTTCTCCAATGTCCAGGTCACTCTCCGGTTGCGAGGTGAACAGGTACACTTAAATCAGGtagccaggagttcccctcgtggctcagcagtaatgaacccgactagtatccatgaggatgcaggtttgatccctagcctcacccagtgggttaaggatctggcattgccatgagctgtggtgtgggtcgcagatgtggcttggatcccatgtggctgtggctgtggctggcagctgtagctctgatttgacccctagccgggaacctccatatgctgcaggtgcagccctaaaaagaaaaaaaaaaaaaaaagtcaaggtagCCAGCCGTAAGTTTACACCCTCAACCATCCCCCTGCAGAAAGCAACTCATGCGCAGGTTGACAACCAGTTCAAGGAGTGGGGTGATCCTTCCTAAGGTGCCAGATCTCCAGCCTCAAAATAGACGCGGGCTTGGGCTTTGTGCCCTtcaagcccccccgcccccaactgaCCTCAGCTTGATTTCCCCCACCTTGGTTTCTTCCTGCAGAATAAGATCCAGCGAATTGAGAACCTGGCCTGCGTCCCCTCCTTGCGGTATGTGGGGCCAGGGCTCAGGcagggtgggggccagggagaagaaggagggTGAAGGGGAGGAGACCTGGTAATACCCCCAGAGGGCTGGCTCGGACCTCCCCAAACCTGGCTGCTGGTCAGCCAGGGACCCCGAAAGCCCAGCTCTGCTTCCCACACCCCAGAAGGCCATGTATCCCCACTCATCATCCAGCTGCCCAGCCAGGGGGTCTGGGCGCCTGGCgccccctttccttcttcctgccgCCCTGTGATTCAgctgtctctccccctcccttcccataCAGCTTCCTGTCTCTGGCAGGAAACCGAATCAGGCAGGTGGAAAACCTTCGAGACCTCCCATACCTCCAGTTCCTGGACCTTTCTGAGAACCTGATAGAAATACTGAAGCTAGGTAGGAAGGCCCTTGGCTCTTGGGAGTAAATCCCGGTGGGGCCCTCCCAGACTcactctcctctctgcccccGTCGCTCTGCGCTTGCATTAGGGATACACCTGCAGGcgggctggggtgggagtgggggt
The Phacochoerus africanus isolate WHEZ1 chromosome 14, ROS_Pafr_v1, whole genome shotgun sequence DNA segment above includes these coding regions:
- the MRPL10 gene encoding 39S ribosomal protein L10, mitochondrial isoform X1 — translated: MAAVVAGMLRGGLLPQAGRLPTFQTVRYGSKAVTRHRRVMHFERQKLMAVTEYIPPKPTINPRCLPPPPTPPQEETGLIRLLRREIAAVFRDNRMIAVCQHVALSAEDKLLLRHQLRKHKILMKIFPNQVLKPFLEESKYQNLLPLFVGHNLLLVSEEPKVKEMVRILKGMPFLPLLGGCIDDTILSRQGFINYSKLPSLALVQGELVGGLTFLTAQTHSMLQHQPRQLTALLDQYVKQQQEGDPAVPASGQPEPPDPVPDP
- the MRPL10 gene encoding 39S ribosomal protein L10, mitochondrial isoform X2, yielding MSSQAFRRHPPQGRLPTFQTVRYGSKAVTRHRRVMHFERQKLMAVTEYIPPKPTINPRCLPPPPTPPQEETGLIRLLRREIAAVFRDNRMIAVCQHVALSAEDKLLLRHQLRKHKILMKIFPNQVLKPFLEESKYQNLLPLFVGHNLLLVSEEPKVKEMVRILKGMPFLPLLGGCIDDTILSRQGFINYSKLPSLALVQGELVGGLTFLTAQTHSMLQHQPRQLTALLDQYVKQQQEGDPAVPASGQPEPPDPVPDP